A window from Theobroma cacao cultivar B97-61/B2 chromosome 3, Criollo_cocoa_genome_V2, whole genome shotgun sequence encodes these proteins:
- the LOC18605199 gene encoding magnesium protoporphyrin IX methyltransferase, chloroplastic, whose product MAYSASLSSHIPFHTNSRFCAFPSKLPNKHKTTPFRTTITTTAIPSLFTAASVTDLSAVEGTTIALIGGGSVAALAAVLSLADPERRRRLQAEEVGGGDKEVVKNYFNNSGFQRWKKIYGETDDVNKVQLDIRLGHSKTVENVIKILTDEGSLKGVTVCDAGCGTGCLAIPLAKEGAVVSASDISAAMVAEAEKQAKEQLVVGNGGIAPVMPKFEVKDLESLDGKYDTMVCLDVLIHYPQSKADGMIAHLASLADKRLILSFAPKTFYYDLLKRIGELFPGPSKATRAYLHAEADVERALNKVGWKIRKRGLITTQFYFARLIEAVPA is encoded by the exons ATGGCGTACTCGGCGTCTCTATCTTCTCACATTCCTTTCCACACCAACTCCAGATTCTGCGCATTCCCTTCAAAACTCCCCAACAAACATAAAACGACGCCGTTCAGGACCACCATAACTACCACCGCCATTCCCTCTCTATTCACCGCCGCTTCCGTCACCGACCTCTCCGCCGTGGAAGGAACCACCATTGCTCTCATAGGCGGAGGTTCCGTCGCCGCCCTAGCAGCCGTTCTCTCCCTCGCTGACCCCGAACGCCGACGTCGCCTCCAAGCCGAAGAAGTCGGCGGTGGCGACAAAGAAGTCGTCAAAAACTACTTTAACAATTCCGGTTTCCAGAGATGGAAGAAGATTTACGGAGAGACCGATGATGTCAACAAGGTCCAGCTTGATATTAGGCTGGGGCACTCGAAGACAGTTGAAAATGTGATAAAAATATTGACTGATGAAGGCTCGCTGAAAGGAGTGACAGTTTGCGATGCCGGGTGCGGGACAGGCTGTCTCGCAATTCCCTTAGCGAAAGAAGGGGCGGTTGTTTCGGCTAGCGATATTTCCGCTGCCATGGTGGCTGAGGCTGAGAAACAG GCGAAGGAGCAGTTAGTAGTAGGGAATGGTGGTATTGCGCCGGTTATGCCAAAATTTGAAGtgaaggatttggagagtTTAGATGGAAAATATGATACTATGGTGTGCTTGGATGTTCTAATACATTATCCGCAGAGCAAAGCAGATGGAATGATTGCTCACCTTGCTTCACTAGCTGACAAGCGATTAATTTTGAGCTTTGCACCCAAGACATTTTATTATGATCTGTTAAAGAGGATTGGAGAGTTGTTCCCAGGGCCATCTAAGGCGACAAGGGCATATCTTCATGCGGAGGCAGATGTGGAAAGGGCATTGAATAAGGTTGGGTGGAAAATAAGGAAGAGAGGGCTAATCACTACACAGTTCTACTTTGCAAGACTCATTGAGGCCGTTCCTGCCTAA
- the LOC18605202 gene encoding protein MEI2-like 1 isoform X1: protein MPFEIMDQRNASASSHFFEDLRFPAERQIGFWKPNTMSDNQDKLVGSSPSEKLSADRMELPPSNLVRDQEEKLGIGWKGITNLSEPSWNSVNHHPKSLSNLYTQPAVNFNGNSANLNVIQHESSLFSSSLSEIFSRKLRLLGNDLSCQHASEAVSNHEEEPFKSMEEIEAQTIGNLLPDEDDLFSGVIDDLGLNANASKGDELEDFDLFSSGGGLELEGDDRLSMPRNSDLGGVFNGQGGSNGSIVGEHPYGEHPSRTLFVRNINSNVEDSELQALFEQYGDIRTLYTACKHRGFVMISYYDIRAARNAMRALQNKPLRRRKLDIHYSIPKDNPSEKDVNQGTLVVFNLDSSVSTDELQQIFGAFGEIKEVRETPRKQSHKFIEFYDVRAAEAALHALNRSDIAGKQIKLEPSRPGGVRRFMQQSEQEQDEPSLCESPFDELSSGHIGVIVSGCMDNGSSQVLHSVIQSPVSSFVEPNRSSSVPINLASPAKVAPIGKQLSLREPNHSLDDMKFANQGVPSFHPHSFPEYHDSLANGTPFNSSSTITDMASSVGPMMTGGLDNRHIQAASSNGHLMEPNAGFFGSSGNGSLSLNGNHYMWNNSNSHQQHPSSAMVWPNSPSFVNGIHANRLPHMPAFPRAPPVMLNVGSPVHHIGSAPPVNSAFWDRRHPYSGESPETSGFHLGSLGSVGFPGSSPSHPVEIASHNIFSHVGGNCMDLTKNGGVHSPQQMCHLFPGRNPMISMPASLDSPNERVRNFSHRRNESNSSNADKKQYELDIDRIIRGEDSRTTLMIKNIPNKYTSKMLLAAIDEHCRGTYDFIYLPIDFKNKCNVGYAFINMIDPQQIIPFHKAFNGKKWEKFNSEKVASLAYARIQGKAALIAHFQNSSLMNEDKRCRPILFHTDGPNAGDQEPFPMGTNIRSRPGRLRTGNEENHRLGCSSTSANGEEFSNGADFLLGSSKDSD, encoded by the exons ATGCCATTTGAGATCATGGATCAAAGGAATGCATCGGCATCATCCCACTTTTTTGAAGACCTCCGTTTTCCAGCTGAG AGACAAATTGGATTTTGGAAGCCAAATACCATGTCCGATAACCAAG ATAAGTTGGTTGGTTCATCTCCATCGGAAAAACTGTCTGCCGACCGCATGGAACTTCCTCCATCAAATCTGGTCAGAgatcaagaagaaaagttaGGCATTGGTTGGAAGGGAATTACCAATTTGTCTGAGCCTTCATGGAATTCTGTGAATCATCATCCAAAATCACTGTCAAATCTGTATACGCAACCAGCCGTGAACTTTAATGGAAACAGCGCCAATCTCAATGTGATCCAGCATGAAAGTAGTCTGTTTTCAAGTTCATTGTCTGAAATTTTTAGTAGAAAGT TGAGATTATTGGGGAATGATCTATCTTGTCAACATGCCAGTGAAGCTGTTTCAAACCATGAGGAAGAACCTTTCAAATCTATGGAAGAAATTGAGGCGCAGACTATCGGAAATCTCCTCCCTGATGAAGATGATCTCTTCTCTGGTGTGATTGATGATTTGGGACTTAATGCTAATGCCAGTAAAGGAGATGAATTAGAAGATTTTGACCTATTCAGCAGTGGTGGAGGATTGGAATTAGAAGGGGATGATCGTTTATCCATGCCTAGGAATTCTGATCTCGGTGGAGTATTCAATGGTCAAGGGGGTTCCAATGGGTCAATTGTTGGTGAACATCCATATGGTGAACATCCTTCTAGGACACTCTTTGTCAGGAACATTAATAGCAATGTCGAAGATTCAGAGTTACAGGCTCTATTTGAG CAATATGGAGATATCCGAACTCTCTATACTGCCTGCAAGCATCGTGGGTTTGTTATGATTTCTTATTATGATATAAGGGCAGCCCGAAATGCAATGAGGGCTCTGCAAAATAAGCCATTGAGGCGTAGGAAACTTGATATACATTATTCAATCCCAAAG GATAATCCATCTGAAAAAGATGTAAACCAAGGGACACTGGTGGTTTTCAACCTTGATTCTTCTGTTTCAACTGATGAGCTTCAGCAAATATTTGGTGCTTTTGGAGAAATTAAAGAA GTTCGTGAGACTCCACGCAAGCAGAGTCACAAATTCATCGAGTTTTATGATGTTAGAGCTGCAGAAGCTGCTCTTCATGCATTGAATAGGAGTGACATTGCTGGGAAGCAGATCAAACTTGAACCAAGCCGTCCAGGGGGTGTTAGGCG TTTTATGCAACAGTCTGAGCAGGAGCAAGATGAACCTAGCCTATGTGAAAGCCCTTTTGATGAGTTATCTTCAGGACACATTG GAGTAATTGTATCTGGCTGCATGGATAATGGATCTAGCCAGGTTTTACATTCAGTTATCCAGTCACCTGTGAGTTCGTTTGTTGAACCTAATCGAAGTTCTAGTGTTCCGATTAACTTAGCCTCTCCAGCAAAAGTGGCACCTATAGGCAAACAATTGAGCCTTCGGGAGCCCAACCACTCTCTGGATGATATGAAGTTTGCTAACCAAGGTGTTCCAAGTTTCCATCCTCATTCCTTTCCCGAGTATCATGATAGCTTGGCCAATGGTACTCCATTCAACTCCTCAAGTACCATAACAGACATGGCTAGCAGTGTTGGTCCCATGATGACTGGAGGACTTGACAATAGGCACATTCAGGCAGCAAGTTCTAATGGGCACCTGATGGAACCTAATGCAGGGT TTTTTGGGTCATCTGGAAATGGAAGCTTGTCACTTAATGGAAATCATTACATGTGGAACAACTCCAACTCACACCAGCAACATCCATCAAGTGCCATGGTTTGGCCAAATTCGCCATCATTTGTCAATGGCATTCATGCTAATCGCCTTCCTCACATGCCTGCATTTCCTAGGGCACCTCCTGTAATGTTGAATGTAGGATCACCTGTACACCACATTGGTTCAGCACCACCTGTTAATTCTGCATTCTGGGACAGGCGGCATCCTTATTCTGGGGAGTCTCCTGAAACTTCTGGTTTTCACCTGGGATCTCTTGGAAGTGTGGGTTTTCCTGGTAGTTCGCCATCACACCCTGTGGAAATTGCTTCCCACAACATTTTTTCTCATGTTGGTGGAAATTGTATGGATTTGACTAAAAATGGTGGCGTACACTCCCCTCAGCAGATGTGCCACCTTTTCCCTGGCAGGAACCCTATGATTTCAATGCCGGCATCTCTTGATTCTCCCAATGAACGAGTTAGAAACTTCTCACATCGTAGAAATGAATCAAATTCTAGTAATGCtgataaaaaacaatatgaaCTTGATATTGACCGTATCATACGTGGGGAAGACAGCAGAACAACGCTTATGATTAAAAACATACCCAACAA GTATACCTCAAAGATGCTTCTGGCTGCTATTGATGAGCATTGTCGAGGAacttatgattttatttactTGCCAATTGACTTCAAG AACAAATGCAATGTGGGCTATGCATTCATCAACATGATCGATCCACAACAGATCATTCCTTTTCATAAG GCATTCAATGgcaaaaaatgggaaaagttCAATAGTGAAAAGGTGGCATCTCTTGCATATGCTAGGATTCAGGGAAAGGCTGCTCTTATTGCTCATTTCCAGAATTCAAGCTTGATGAATGAAGATAAACGTTGCCGTCCTATTCTCTTTCATACTGATGGCCCAAATGCTGGTGATCAG GAGCCCTTTCCTATGGGTACCAATATCCGATCAAGACCAGGGAGACTACGAACTGGCAACGAGGAGAACCACCGTCTAGGTTGTTCTTCAACTTCAGCTAATGGGGAGGAATTTTCCAATGGGGCAGACTTCTTGTTGGGTTCTTCCAAGGATTCTGATTAA
- the LOC18605203 gene encoding APO protein 3, mitochondrial, whose translation MQRKSLLSQISQLNKLHFRFNRYSFSSEKTQNLPLFPDKNDDPLYSDVPKPRTDKSERKPYPTPMKELIKRAKQEKELRKAQPCRLLEHPPANGLLVPELVDVAHRVHQAREFLLSGLSKLVRVIPVQRCKFCSEVHIGSVGHEIRTCTGPESGSRSAAHVWRKGGVVDVVTFPKCFHLYDRVGKPRVVHDERHSVKRIPAVLELCIQAGIDIQKYPSKRRTKPVYSIEGRIVDFESVAGMDEIESNFFWENLDGSGTGELTRDSNSELNDEEKNLTELSIRAMDSWFEMITGLKKIMEKYSVWTCGYCPEVQVGPKGHKVRMCKASKHQSRNGLHAWQEATIDDLVRPNYVWHARNLNGPPPHNDLKRYYGKAPAAVELCVQAGAPVPDQYRSMMRLDVVPPERDEVDLVA comes from the exons ATGCAGAGAAAATCTTTGTTGTCACAAATCTCTCAGCTCAACAAGCTCCATTTTCGATTCAATCGATACTCCTTCTCCTCTgaaaaaacccaaaatctaCCTTTATTCCCCGACAAAAATGACGACCCTCTTTACTCAGACGTGCCCAAGCCACGCACAGACAAGTCTGAGCGGAAACCGTACCCGACACCCATGAAAGAACTGATTAAAAGAGCCAAGCAAGAGAAAGAATTAAGAAAAGCCCAACCCTGCAGATTGCTCGAACATCCACCAGCCAATGGGTTGTTGGTCCCCGAACTCGTCGACGTCGCtcaccgagtccaccaagctCGTGAATTCCTCCTCTCCGGTTTGTCCAAACTCGTCCGAGTCATCCCGGTTCAACGCTGCAA ATTTTGTTCTGAGGTTCACATTGGCAGTGTGGGTCATGAAATCCGTACTTGTACTGGTCCAGAAAGCGGTTCTAGGAGTGCTGCTCATGTTTGGAGAAAAGGAGGGGTGGTTGATGTGGTTACTTTCCCTAAATGTTTCCATCTCTATGACCGTGTTGGCAAACCAAGGGTTGTTCATGATGAGAGGCATAGTGTCAAGCGAATCCCTGCAGTCTTAGAGCTTTGTATACAAGCTGGCATAGACATCCAAAAGTACCCTtcaaagagaagaacaaagcCTGTGTATTCTATTGAAGGTAGAATTGTAGATTTTGAGTCAGTGGCCGGAATGGATGAAATAGAGAGCAACTTCTTTTGGGAGAATCTTGATGGTTCCGGAACTGGTGAATTGACAAGGGATTCAAATTCGGAGCTaaatgatgaagaaaagaaCTTAACGGAGTTAAGTATAAGGGCTATGGATTCATGGTTTGAAATGATTACAGGACTGAAAAAGATCATGGAGAAGTACAGTGTGTGGACGTGTGGCTATTGCCCAGAGGTTCAGGTTGGTCCTAAGGGACACAAAGTTAGGATGTGCAAAGCCTCGAAGCACCAGTCTCGAAATGGTCTGCATGCCTGGCAAGAAGCGACTATTGATGATCTTGTTAGGCCTAATTATGTCTGGCATGCCCGCAATCTGAATGGTCCTCCTCCGCATAATGATTTGAAGAGATATTACGGTAAAGCCCCAGCTGCGGTGGAGCTATGTGTTCAGGCTGGTGCACCTGTTCCAGATCAGTATAGGAGTATGATGAGATTAGATGTGGTTCCTCCTGAACGCGATGAAGTTGATCTTGTGGCTTGA
- the LOC18605202 gene encoding protein MEI2-like 1 isoform X2 → MELPPSNLVRDQEEKLGIGWKGITNLSEPSWNSVNHHPKSLSNLYTQPAVNFNGNSANLNVIQHESSLFSSSLSEIFSRKLRLLGNDLSCQHASEAVSNHEEEPFKSMEEIEAQTIGNLLPDEDDLFSGVIDDLGLNANASKGDELEDFDLFSSGGGLELEGDDRLSMPRNSDLGGVFNGQGGSNGSIVGEHPYGEHPSRTLFVRNINSNVEDSELQALFEQYGDIRTLYTACKHRGFVMISYYDIRAARNAMRALQNKPLRRRKLDIHYSIPKDNPSEKDVNQGTLVVFNLDSSVSTDELQQIFGAFGEIKEVRETPRKQSHKFIEFYDVRAAEAALHALNRSDIAGKQIKLEPSRPGGVRRFMQQSEQEQDEPSLCESPFDELSSGHIGVIVSGCMDNGSSQVLHSVIQSPVSSFVEPNRSSSVPINLASPAKVAPIGKQLSLREPNHSLDDMKFANQGVPSFHPHSFPEYHDSLANGTPFNSSSTITDMASSVGPMMTGGLDNRHIQAASSNGHLMEPNAGFFGSSGNGSLSLNGNHYMWNNSNSHQQHPSSAMVWPNSPSFVNGIHANRLPHMPAFPRAPPVMLNVGSPVHHIGSAPPVNSAFWDRRHPYSGESPETSGFHLGSLGSVGFPGSSPSHPVEIASHNIFSHVGGNCMDLTKNGGVHSPQQMCHLFPGRNPMISMPASLDSPNERVRNFSHRRNESNSSNADKKQYELDIDRIIRGEDSRTTLMIKNIPNKYTSKMLLAAIDEHCRGTYDFIYLPIDFKNKCNVGYAFINMIDPQQIIPFHKAFNGKKWEKFNSEKVASLAYARIQGKAALIAHFQNSSLMNEDKRCRPILFHTDGPNAGDQEPFPMGTNIRSRPGRLRTGNEENHRLGCSSTSANGEEFSNGADFLLGSSKDSD, encoded by the exons ATGGAACTTCCTCCATCAAATCTGGTCAGAgatcaagaagaaaagttaGGCATTGGTTGGAAGGGAATTACCAATTTGTCTGAGCCTTCATGGAATTCTGTGAATCATCATCCAAAATCACTGTCAAATCTGTATACGCAACCAGCCGTGAACTTTAATGGAAACAGCGCCAATCTCAATGTGATCCAGCATGAAAGTAGTCTGTTTTCAAGTTCATTGTCTGAAATTTTTAGTAGAAAGT TGAGATTATTGGGGAATGATCTATCTTGTCAACATGCCAGTGAAGCTGTTTCAAACCATGAGGAAGAACCTTTCAAATCTATGGAAGAAATTGAGGCGCAGACTATCGGAAATCTCCTCCCTGATGAAGATGATCTCTTCTCTGGTGTGATTGATGATTTGGGACTTAATGCTAATGCCAGTAAAGGAGATGAATTAGAAGATTTTGACCTATTCAGCAGTGGTGGAGGATTGGAATTAGAAGGGGATGATCGTTTATCCATGCCTAGGAATTCTGATCTCGGTGGAGTATTCAATGGTCAAGGGGGTTCCAATGGGTCAATTGTTGGTGAACATCCATATGGTGAACATCCTTCTAGGACACTCTTTGTCAGGAACATTAATAGCAATGTCGAAGATTCAGAGTTACAGGCTCTATTTGAG CAATATGGAGATATCCGAACTCTCTATACTGCCTGCAAGCATCGTGGGTTTGTTATGATTTCTTATTATGATATAAGGGCAGCCCGAAATGCAATGAGGGCTCTGCAAAATAAGCCATTGAGGCGTAGGAAACTTGATATACATTATTCAATCCCAAAG GATAATCCATCTGAAAAAGATGTAAACCAAGGGACACTGGTGGTTTTCAACCTTGATTCTTCTGTTTCAACTGATGAGCTTCAGCAAATATTTGGTGCTTTTGGAGAAATTAAAGAA GTTCGTGAGACTCCACGCAAGCAGAGTCACAAATTCATCGAGTTTTATGATGTTAGAGCTGCAGAAGCTGCTCTTCATGCATTGAATAGGAGTGACATTGCTGGGAAGCAGATCAAACTTGAACCAAGCCGTCCAGGGGGTGTTAGGCG TTTTATGCAACAGTCTGAGCAGGAGCAAGATGAACCTAGCCTATGTGAAAGCCCTTTTGATGAGTTATCTTCAGGACACATTG GAGTAATTGTATCTGGCTGCATGGATAATGGATCTAGCCAGGTTTTACATTCAGTTATCCAGTCACCTGTGAGTTCGTTTGTTGAACCTAATCGAAGTTCTAGTGTTCCGATTAACTTAGCCTCTCCAGCAAAAGTGGCACCTATAGGCAAACAATTGAGCCTTCGGGAGCCCAACCACTCTCTGGATGATATGAAGTTTGCTAACCAAGGTGTTCCAAGTTTCCATCCTCATTCCTTTCCCGAGTATCATGATAGCTTGGCCAATGGTACTCCATTCAACTCCTCAAGTACCATAACAGACATGGCTAGCAGTGTTGGTCCCATGATGACTGGAGGACTTGACAATAGGCACATTCAGGCAGCAAGTTCTAATGGGCACCTGATGGAACCTAATGCAGGGT TTTTTGGGTCATCTGGAAATGGAAGCTTGTCACTTAATGGAAATCATTACATGTGGAACAACTCCAACTCACACCAGCAACATCCATCAAGTGCCATGGTTTGGCCAAATTCGCCATCATTTGTCAATGGCATTCATGCTAATCGCCTTCCTCACATGCCTGCATTTCCTAGGGCACCTCCTGTAATGTTGAATGTAGGATCACCTGTACACCACATTGGTTCAGCACCACCTGTTAATTCTGCATTCTGGGACAGGCGGCATCCTTATTCTGGGGAGTCTCCTGAAACTTCTGGTTTTCACCTGGGATCTCTTGGAAGTGTGGGTTTTCCTGGTAGTTCGCCATCACACCCTGTGGAAATTGCTTCCCACAACATTTTTTCTCATGTTGGTGGAAATTGTATGGATTTGACTAAAAATGGTGGCGTACACTCCCCTCAGCAGATGTGCCACCTTTTCCCTGGCAGGAACCCTATGATTTCAATGCCGGCATCTCTTGATTCTCCCAATGAACGAGTTAGAAACTTCTCACATCGTAGAAATGAATCAAATTCTAGTAATGCtgataaaaaacaatatgaaCTTGATATTGACCGTATCATACGTGGGGAAGACAGCAGAACAACGCTTATGATTAAAAACATACCCAACAA GTATACCTCAAAGATGCTTCTGGCTGCTATTGATGAGCATTGTCGAGGAacttatgattttatttactTGCCAATTGACTTCAAG AACAAATGCAATGTGGGCTATGCATTCATCAACATGATCGATCCACAACAGATCATTCCTTTTCATAAG GCATTCAATGgcaaaaaatgggaaaagttCAATAGTGAAAAGGTGGCATCTCTTGCATATGCTAGGATTCAGGGAAAGGCTGCTCTTATTGCTCATTTCCAGAATTCAAGCTTGATGAATGAAGATAAACGTTGCCGTCCTATTCTCTTTCATACTGATGGCCCAAATGCTGGTGATCAG GAGCCCTTTCCTATGGGTACCAATATCCGATCAAGACCAGGGAGACTACGAACTGGCAACGAGGAGAACCACCGTCTAGGTTGTTCTTCAACTTCAGCTAATGGGGAGGAATTTTCCAATGGGGCAGACTTCTTGTTGGGTTCTTCCAAGGATTCTGATTAA
- the LOC18605200 gene encoding trihelix transcription factor ASR3, producing MTGPDSINMQENASSQLDEAKERPFHATDCRTNTRHARWTKQETIVLIQAKLAVENRAQARNTPFSIFLSDQNEPKWDSVSSYCKQHGVSREPAQCQKRWSNLLGDFRKIKTWESQKKKEAESFWTMRSNSRRERKLPGLFDREVYDILDGRGFPMAATPLAHVTVMTEIDSGSGDQVAKAAATAEEEQKNENEEADEEIGQENEKETIAMRSPAKTVNTLSPISGEAKEKYPGSTARTGSMIQEGLKRRRLSIDGSKDINWAKVLERNSNMLSSQLESQNINYQLDRDQRKEQADSLVAALNKLTDVLLRIVNKL from the exons ATGACGGGGCCAGATTCAATTAACATGCAGGAGAATGCAAGTTCTCAACTTGATGAAGCAAAGGAACGACCATTTCATGCCACTGACTGCAGGACAAATACAAGACATGCTCGATGGACTAAACAAGAAACAATTGTGCTCATACAAGCAAAGCTTGCTGTAGAGAACAGAGCACAAGCGAGGAATACACCATTCTCAATCTTTTTGTCAGACCAGAATGAACCTAAGTGGGATTCCGTTTCTTCATATTGTAAACAGCACGGTGTCAGCCGGGAGCCGGCTCAATGCCAGAAAAGATGGAGTAATCTTCTTGGTGATTTCAGGAAAATTAAGACTTGGGAGtcacagaaaaagaaagaggctGAATCATTCTGGACAATGAGAAGTAATTcgagaagagaaagaaaattgcCTGGTTTATTTGATAGGGAAGTTTATGACATCTTGGATGGAAGGGGATTTCCTATGGCAGCAACTCCACTGGCACATGTTACGGTGATGACAGAAATAGACAGTGGCAGTGGAGATCAAGTAGCAAAAGCAGCAGCAACAGCAGAGGAAGAgcagaaaaatgaaaatgaagaagctgatgaggaaattgggcaagaaaatgaaaaggaaactATTGCAATGAGGAGTCCTGCAAAGACAGTTAATACTCTGTCTCCAATTTCAG GTGAAGCTAAGGAAAAGTATCCAGGTTCAACAGCTCGAACAGGATCTATGATTCAGGAGGGACTGAAGCGGAGGCGGTTGTCAATAGATGGAAGTAAGGACATTAATTGGGCCAAGGTTCTAGAGAGGAACAGTAATATGCTAAGTTCTCAGCTTGAATCTCAAAACATAAACTACCAACTAGATAGGGACCAAAGGAAGGAGCAAGCTGATAGCTTAGTTGCTGCCCTCAATAAGCTTACAGATGTGCTGTTAAGAATAGTCAATAAGTTATAA
- the LOC18605201 gene encoding MHF histone-fold complex subunit 1, protein MEIGEDRSDLEKEGEEQEEEEEDSVFDLLRDRFRLSAISIAEAEAKRNGMEISEPIVACIADLAFKYTGQLAKDLELFAQHAGRKSVKMEDVIVSAHRNEHLAAVLMSFRNKLKAKEPQSERKRKKGSRKEDKATDSVVHVPDA, encoded by the exons ATGGAAATTGGTGAAGATAGAAGCGATCTCGagaaagaaggagaagaacaagaagaagaagaagaagactcAGTTTTCGATCTCTTGAGAGATCGGTTTCGACTCTCCGCAATTTCCATCGCCGAAGCCGAAG CGAAGAGAAACGGTATGGAAATTTCTGAACCGATAGTAGCTTGTATTGCCGATTTGGCCTTCAAATACACAG GACAGCTGGCAAAGGACCTTGAACTATTTGCACAGCATGCTGGTCGTAAATCTGTGAAAATGGAAGATGTCATAGTTTCTG CTCATAGGAATGAACACTTAGCTGCCGTATTGATGTCCTTCCGCAATAAGCTTAAAGCAAAAGAACCCCAATCTgaaaggaagaggaagaaaggATCTAGAAAGGAAGACAAAGCTACTGACAGTGTGGTGCATGTTCCTGATGCTTGA